A genomic window from Panthera tigris isolate Pti1 chromosome B4, P.tigris_Pti1_mat1.1, whole genome shotgun sequence includes:
- the LOC107180597 gene encoding atherin-like, whose protein sequence is MVVFRERRCANLVICKLGWQFLPPTEYHLVGSNNAQTKLFSTCASSRPPLGPAASGESPRGPTRRCPPPPLPGRSPDPAPTSPQGVAAAAGSREEALRGWREAPGDAARLGPAAARGNSKGSRPHSLCRTGARIGAAAPAPHYLLRAAAAGGRRDRSGPCSPGSGDEEAATAAAAKDNQEPAGSAPPRRAQNARAQREPGPHLQPGCDGGRRLGLEDGLDSRALSLVGKRKQSRGLIGESSVAPLPLPSIIGSSAPTRSVPRWLPNALSYRPATSPKRRNPDTQVSLLESPKKWTFIHQASLSGIDLGDQGGRPWTRD, encoded by the exons ATGGTTGTCTTCAGGGAAAGACGTTGTGCCAACCTTGTGATCTGCAAGCTGGGCTGGCAGTTTTTGCCCCCCACAGAATATCATCTTGTAGGAAGTAACAACG CCCAGACAAAG CTTTTCTCCACCTGCGCGTCCTCGCGCCCTCCGTTGGGCCCAGCCGCCTCAGGCGAGTCCCCAAGGGGTCCCACCCGccgctgccccccccctccccttcccggtCGCTCGCCcgaccccgcccccacctccccgcaAGGTGTCGCCGCCGCCGCGGGCTCCCGGGAGGAGGCGCTTCGAGGCTGGCGGGAGGCTCCGGGTGACGCGGCCCGGCTTGGCCCGGCCGCCGCCCGCGGGAACAGCAAGGGGAGCAGACCCCACAGCCTGTGCCGCACCGGTGCTCGGATAGGCGCCGCAGCCCCGGCGCCCCATTACCTGCTCCGGGCAGCCGCGGCCGGCGGGAGGCGCGATCGCTCTGGCCCCTGCAGCCCCGGGTCGGGAGACGAGGAGGCAGCGACCGCAGCCGCCGCAAAGGACAATCAGGAGCCAGCGGGCTCGGCACCGCCTCGGCGGGCGCAGAACGCACGAGCCCAGCGGGAGCCCGGCCCCCACCTTCAGCCCG GCTGCGACGGAGGTAGGCGTCTCGGACTCGAAGACGGCCTCGACAGCAGAGCTCTCTCATTGGTCggtaagagaaaacaaagcagaggTCTGATTGGTGAGAGCTCTGtagctcctctccctctcccctcaatCATCGGAAGCTCCGCCCCTACCCGCTCGGTTCCCAGGTGGCTGCCGAATGCGTTGTCTTACAGACCTGCAACGTCTCCGAAGCGAAGAAACCCGGATACCCAGGTTTCTTTGCTAG aGTCACCAAAGAAGTGGACATTCATTCACCAAGCCAGTCTATCAGGCATAGATCTA GGAGATCAAGGAGGAAGACCTTGGACCAGAGATTAG